TTGCGTCAATGGATGTAATAAGGGTGGTTACATTTGATTCCTTTCCATGTTTATTCGTAGAATACCGGACACTGTCATGGTAGATGGCGTTCACTGCCCTGTCCCTGCTCCTCCGGCATCTCCACATCCCTTGTTCATTTTGGGTTAGCCTGTGGGgtggcctttttttttttctttttaatcTTACACAAGGTCCATCATTACGATACCGTACGGACGTGCATACATACACTAATtcaaataaaaataaaaataaagaaATGGACACGGTCGGCACCGAATCCGCATTGAAAATCCCTTCTGATTGGCCTCCAGCAGACTGGATAAGAGTGGCTTTGAATCAGGCTCCGGCGCCCGTCACAAAGTTCCAGATCCCATACAAATACAATACCAACACCCGCCCGAAAAGAGTAGGTCGTGGGCATCATTTAATCCTGCTTCCCTCCTCCACTTCTCACCTCTCTTTATaacctcctcgtcttcctctctgtatctttcttttctcactCACATATCATTGCATTCCTGTCTTCCTAACCGCCTAATTCTCCGTCCTTGCATACTTCTTCTATTCCTGATTAGAGGATAACCTCATCAATTGTGTCTCTGTCCCTCCTCTTTCTTAGTCCTGTCCCTCATTTCCTCCGAATTCCAAATCAGATAGCTTCGTTGCCTTTGTGTTGTCATTTGGAATACTCTATTACCTGCCATCTACGCCAATTCCTCGATTTAGAGTCTCTGACATTCCTGCTGCACCCGATCCCTTGCTGCACCTACACCTTCTATATATACCGAATATCCAAGGCTCTGGCACGTTCCGCGCCCTTTTGACGGCCCGCGATTTGACGGAACCTTATCTCACGGCCAATTGGAGAAGTGGTATGCACCATTCTGTCATATCCATTACTATAAAAGACAGCAAAACTGACATACCTTGCTTGCTGTAGGACTGCGATTCGCACCGCTTCCTCTCCGTTGCCTTCTCTCCCTCACATCCTGCACCCAAACGCATCACCAACAGATACCCTTATAACCTGCACCATGTTGGCGGTCATGCCCTCGAGACAACAGGAAGTCCCGTACTTCCAGAACCCTACGATGGACCCTTCGATGGTCGACCTCTTCACCTTTCCTATGGACAGCCTGAGTGGATTCGGACAGAACAACGACACAACAAGAGTAACACAATCATACTACGAGCCACCATTATATTCAGAGGACATTCAGAAGCCAGGATTCCCTTCTCTTCCTGGTTCGCCTCCGGCTGCTACTACCCAGGCCCCGGAGCCTCGGCCTTCTCTGTCTAGTGCTTCAGCTCCATCAATTGCTAGTACATCCTCTTCTGCTATTGGTTCGCCGTACTCTGCCACACAAGGCATCCAGGAAGGCTGGATGGATACAAATCACGAACTTAGTCTTGCAGGTGCTATAGGTGATTTGTTTCCCAGCGACCAGATGATCAACACCTTGGACGCAGACGCCTACTTTCAAAAGAAGGGCCCAGATAACTTTGTCGGTTAGTTTCCCTGCCACGTATTGGAAATGATAGACTTTGCTAATGATTAGCAGACCCTTCCTGGATCCAGCCTATTCCTCAACAACCTAATGGATCATCGCCTGTCACCTATCCCGAGCAACCCAGCTACGCCATGGGTCAATCTGTCTTTGCACAACAATCACCAGAGGCATCTCCTCTCCCTACCCTGGAGGGTCTCGAGAACAACGAGACAAAGGAGTCGAAACAGCCCCTTTCACCACAAGCCACGCTGTCTGGCAATCCCCCTTATCAGCCCATGTACAACCGACGATCCTCTGCCTCTTCCACCCACAGCCGCGGCTCTCGCCGTAGCCCTTCTGCCAGTAGTGTTGACGGTGAAACCAAGGGGCGGTGTCCTCATCCAGAGTGCGGTCGGCCCTTCAAAGATTTGAAGGCCCACATGCTCACGCATCAGGCTGAGAGACCCGAGAAGTGCCCGATTGTCAACTGCGAGTACCACACCAAAGGTTTCGCTCGCAGGTACGACAAAAACCGTCACACCCTTACCCACTACAAGGGCACCATGGTCTGCGGGTTCTGCCCAGGATCAGGGTCTCCCGTGGAGAAGAGTTTCAACCGGGCCGATGTCTTCAAACGTCATTTGACCTCTGTGCATGGTGTCGAACAGACTCCTCCCAACTGCCGGAAGAAGAACTCGAACTCGAAGAATACCATGGCGTACAGCAGTGACTCCACTGGCAAATGCTCGACATGCTCGGGTACTTTCAATAACCCGCAGGACTTCTATGAGCACTTGGACGACTGTGTGCTCCGCGTGGTGCAACAGGAAGAGCCCAGCGAAGCCATCAACCAGAAACTGTTGGCGGAAGTGGACTCGGACGAGGAGGTAAAAAAGACCATGGAGAAGCATAAGTTGACTGACAACACGGCTGGTACTGGTTCTCAATCTGACTTCAATGATTCTCCCTCGAACCAAAAGTCGGGCAAGGGCAGCATCAAGTCCACAAAAGGCAACACCAGCTCGCGTCCCATCCTGGGAAAGAACGCCATCACCAAGCACTCGACACAAAATAACAAcggcaacagcagcaagctTCGCCCAATGGTGTCGCGGCGGCGGAATAACCGGAACTTCTACCCTCAGTCCTGGGGGTGTCCGGCGAGCAGCATGAAGACGAAAAAGCGCGTTCTCTGCGTTTTTGATGGTCCGCGCCGCCTGTGGAAAGATGAAATGATGCTCGACAACGAGTTCGAGGTCCGCGTCAAGCTCCCTGGCGGAGCAGGCGACGGCACCAACCGCGACGCATACATCACCGACCTCGACATTGAGACCATGAAGCGCGCTGAGGGCGTCTTCAGTGCTACTGCTGAGGAGCGGGGGGAGTGGACCGATGGCCCTTCCACGCGACTGATCGGGCAACCGATGATGCCCTTGCCTGGACTCAGTCAATCTTCAGACGAGGTTGATTTGGACGAGTTGATGAGAACCTgattcttttccttttgtctTTTCTCATTTGTTCTTTCATTTGTTGCATCGAATTACGTCAAACTTGCATCTTGTA
The sequence above is a segment of the Aspergillus chevalieri M1 DNA, chromosome 6, nearly complete sequence genome. Coding sequences within it:
- the zfpA gene encoding putative C2H2 finger domain protein (COG:S;~EggNog:ENOG410PHHG;~InterPro:IPR036236,IPR013087), which translates into the protein MLAVMPSRQQEVPYFQNPTMDPSMVDLFTFPMDSLSGFGQNNDTTRVTQSYYEPPLYSEDIQKPGFPSLPGSPPAATTQAPEPRPSLSSASAPSIASTSSSAIGSPYSATQGIQEGWMDTNHELSLAGAIGDLFPSDQMINTLDADAYFQKKGPDNFVDPSWIQPIPQQPNGSSPVTYPEQPSYAMGQSVFAQQSPEASPLPTLEGLENNETKESKQPLSPQATLSGNPPYQPMYNRRSSASSTHSRGSRRSPSASSVDGETKGRCPHPECGRPFKDLKAHMLTHQAERPEKCPIVNCEYHTKGFARRYDKNRHTLTHYKGTMVCGFCPGSGSPVEKSFNRADVFKRHLTSVHGVEQTPPNCRKKNSNSKNTMAYSSDSTGKCSTCSGTFNNPQDFYEHLDDCVLRVVQQEEPSEAINQKLLAEVDSDEEVKKTMEKHKLTDNTAGTGSQSDFNDSPSNQKSGKGSIKSTKGNTSSRPILGKNAITKHSTQNNNGNSSKLRPMVSRRRNNRNFYPQSWGCPASSMKTKKRVLCVFDGPRRLWKDEMMLDNEFEVRVKLPGGAGDGTNRDAYITDLDIETMKRAEGVFSATAEERGEWTDGPSTRLIGQPMMPLPGLSQSSDEVDLDELMRT